The following are encoded together in the Peromyscus leucopus breed LL Stock chromosome 1, UCI_PerLeu_2.1, whole genome shotgun sequence genome:
- the LOC114683948 gene encoding zinc finger protein 175-like isoform X4, with protein sequence MNLSQEPQRLSLQEQDGSCERLVSFEDVTVNFSQEEWQQLNSAQRRLYQDVMLEIYSHLLAVGYPIPSSGAILRIKQRKKAWMGEVKFLHQQCGCQGFLMSLQTSR encoded by the exons ATGAATTTATCCCAGGAACCCCAGAGACTGAGCCTACAGGAGCAGGATGGGTCATGCGAG AGATTGGTGTCCTTTGAGGATGTGACCGTGAACTTCAGCCAGGAGGAGTGGCAGCAGCTGAACTCTGCCCAGAGACGCCTGTACCAGGACGTGATGCTCGAGATCTACAGCCACCTCTTGGCAGTGG GGTACCCCATTCCCAGCTCTGGGGCCATCCTCAGgataaagcaaagaaagaaggcatggatGGGAGAGGTTAAGTTCCTACATCAGCAGTGTGGGTGTCAAG